Within Pseudomonas paeninsulae, the genomic segment AATACCGAAATTTAGACGGCGAGACGCTTACGGCCCTTGGCGCGGCGACGCGACAGGACAGCACGGCCGCTTTTGGTGGCCATACGAGCACGGAAACCGTGAGTGCGAGCGCGTTTGATAGTGCTGGG encodes:
- the rpmH gene encoding 50S ribosomal protein L34 — translated: MKRTFQPSTIKRARTHGFRARMATKSGRAVLSRRRAKGRKRLAV